The following proteins come from a genomic window of Achromobacter sp. AONIH1:
- a CDS encoding fimbria/pilus outer membrane usher protein, with translation MTSAPCSAPIRNYALLALALALAPQAGRTAQPAASIFNEGFLGIGGDQPNADLSVFKFGNQVLPGSYMVDVVRDGNALGQSQLRFEEAPGKRDAQPCLTRSMLESWGVNAAAIGGLATLPPESCVDLATSLPDASYTYDAGRQQLSLSIPQAALKRTARGAIDPSKWDRGINAAMLDYQFNLTQYDGTRPSAGPGPTINGPYGPQPGRAARNNAVFAGLRGGFNLGDWRFRNYSTYNRDQYGQGRWQAVQTYAQRDLRSIRGQLLLGDGSTPGELFDSVQFRGVQIASDDSMLPDSLNGYAPTIRGVAQTNARVTVRQNGYIIYSTYVPPGPFALDDLYPTSAGGDLDVTVTEADGRETHFVQAYAAVPTLLRDGAWRYSATVGQYRNGYVYNQGDIRRPYFLQATAARGMPMDFTLYGGTTLAQNYQSLLAGAGKNMRSLGAVSLDLTQARTQQDQGGTLSGQSLRFLYAKSLEQTGTNFRMAGYRYSTSGYRTFPESVQMRYAQEYGLPFANRRNEIRLDVSQPLGNWGSVYVSARQQSYWNSSHTDKLVQLGYSGSYGQVNYNLFYNQYSNQYGPSNRQVMLTLSIPLGKTGATAMYSASHDSNGRVAQQASLFGSAMDDYRLTYGITANQSNQDSSSGSANLNYKGRYGNVTLGRSQGSGYGQTNLGLSGGVVAHGDGVTLSQPLGETIALVRAPKASGVGVESQAGVSTDGAGNAVVPNVTPYRSNRLALVTQDLDDSVDVKYAARDVVPTRGAVVLAPFETSVGYRLMLTLKGRDGRALPFGSRIENEAGQEVGIVGPEGQAYVSGAPEAGTLKVIWGQDAAAQCEVKYALPREEKPLPIRQYEGNCS, from the coding sequence GTGACTTCCGCTCCATGCTCCGCGCCGATTCGCAACTACGCCTTGCTGGCGCTCGCCCTGGCGCTGGCGCCGCAGGCTGGCAGGACCGCGCAGCCGGCGGCCAGCATCTTCAACGAAGGCTTCCTGGGCATCGGCGGCGATCAGCCCAACGCGGACCTGTCCGTGTTCAAGTTCGGCAACCAGGTACTGCCGGGCTCATACATGGTCGACGTGGTGCGCGACGGCAATGCGCTGGGCCAGTCCCAGCTGCGCTTCGAGGAAGCGCCGGGCAAGCGCGACGCGCAACCCTGCCTGACCCGGAGCATGCTGGAATCGTGGGGAGTGAACGCGGCCGCCATCGGCGGCCTGGCGACGCTGCCGCCGGAAAGCTGCGTGGATCTGGCGACCAGCCTGCCCGATGCCTCGTATACGTATGACGCGGGCCGCCAGCAACTGTCGCTGAGCATTCCGCAGGCGGCGCTCAAGCGCACGGCGCGCGGCGCGATCGACCCATCCAAATGGGACCGAGGCATCAATGCCGCCATGCTGGATTACCAATTCAACCTTACGCAGTACGACGGCACGCGTCCGAGCGCCGGTCCGGGCCCGACCATCAACGGCCCCTATGGTCCGCAGCCGGGCAGGGCCGCCAGGAACAACGCCGTGTTCGCCGGCCTGCGCGGCGGCTTCAATCTTGGCGATTGGCGCTTCCGCAACTACTCGACCTACAACCGCGACCAGTATGGCCAGGGCCGCTGGCAGGCGGTGCAGACCTATGCGCAGCGCGATCTGCGCTCGATCCGGGGCCAATTGCTGCTGGGCGACGGCAGCACGCCGGGCGAGCTGTTCGACAGCGTGCAATTCCGGGGCGTGCAGATCGCCTCGGACGATTCCATGCTGCCCGACAGCCTGAACGGCTATGCGCCGACCATACGCGGCGTGGCCCAGACCAATGCGCGCGTCACCGTGCGCCAGAACGGCTACATCATCTACAGCACCTATGTGCCGCCCGGCCCCTTCGCGCTGGACGACCTGTATCCCACCTCGGCCGGCGGCGACCTGGACGTGACCGTCACCGAGGCCGATGGCCGCGAGACGCATTTCGTGCAAGCCTATGCCGCCGTGCCCACGCTGCTGCGCGACGGCGCCTGGCGCTACAGCGCCACGGTCGGGCAGTATCGCAACGGCTACGTCTACAACCAGGGCGACATCCGCCGGCCTTACTTCCTGCAGGCCACGGCGGCCCGCGGCATGCCGATGGATTTCACGCTCTATGGCGGCACGACGCTGGCGCAGAATTACCAATCGCTGCTGGCGGGCGCGGGCAAGAACATGCGCAGCCTGGGCGCGGTGTCGCTGGATCTGACCCAGGCCCGCACGCAGCAGGACCAGGGCGGCACGCTGTCCGGCCAGTCGCTGCGCTTCCTGTACGCCAAATCGCTGGAACAGACCGGCACCAACTTCCGCATGGCCGGCTACCGCTATTCGACCAGCGGCTATCGCACGTTCCCTGAATCGGTGCAGATGCGCTATGCGCAGGAATACGGCCTGCCCTTCGCCAATCGTCGCAACGAGATCCGCCTCGACGTCTCGCAGCCGCTGGGAAACTGGGGATCCGTGTACGTGTCGGCGCGTCAGCAAAGCTATTGGAACAGCTCGCACACGGACAAGCTCGTCCAGCTCGGCTATTCCGGCAGCTATGGCCAGGTCAACTACAACCTGTTCTACAACCAATATTCGAACCAATATGGCCCATCGAACCGGCAGGTCATGCTGACGCTGTCGATCCCGCTGGGCAAGACCGGCGCGACGGCCATGTACTCAGCGTCTCACGACAGCAACGGCCGCGTGGCCCAGCAGGCCAGCCTGTTCGGCAGCGCGATGGACGACTACCGCCTGACCTACGGCATCACCGCGAACCAGTCGAACCAGGACAGCAGCAGCGGCAGCGCCAACCTCAATTACAAGGGTCGCTACGGCAATGTGACGCTGGGCCGCAGCCAGGGCTCGGGCTACGGCCAGACCAACCTGGGATTATCCGGCGGCGTCGTCGCCCACGGCGACGGCGTGACCCTGTCCCAGCCGTTGGGAGAAACCATCGCGCTGGTGCGCGCGCCCAAGGCCTCGGGCGTGGGCGTCGAGTCCCAGGCCGGCGTCAGCACGGACGGCGCGGGCAATGCGGTGGTTCCGAACGTCACCCCATACCGCAGCAACCGGTTGGCGCTGGTCACCCAGGACCTGGACGACTCGGTGGACGTGAAATACGCGGCCCGCGACGTGGTGCCCACGCGCGGCGCGGTGGTGCTGGCGCCGTTCGAGACGTCCGTGGGCTACCGCCTGATGCTGACGCTCAAGGGGCGTGACGGACGAGCGCTGCCCTTCGGCTCGCGCATCGAGAACGAAGCGGGCCAGGAAGTCGGCATCGTCGGCCCGGAGGGCCAGGCCTATGTGAGCGGCGCGCCCGAGGCCGGCACGCTGAAGGTGATCTGGGGCCAGGACGCGGCCGCGCAATGCGAGGTCAAGTACGCGCTGCCCCGCGAGGAAAAACCCTTGCCGATCCGCCAGTACGAAGGCAACTGCTCATGA
- a CDS encoding porin, with product MKNIGLFLLFLVCARQAAADENNVQLYGMVNSGMTYISNGAGGSSVRTDGCGPQGCNRWGLRGRESLGDGLSSLFVLESGFNLQNGKSGQGGLMFGRQAYVGLANQRYGTLTLGRQYDSLSDTVGMFPSSNNFATGYGSHFGDLNNLNQSIRINDAVKYVSPEFGGLRMHGMYSFGGQFGNYAANRSWALATAYTSGPLSMAIGYLDIHPPATRANGTGGVYESNGNYVGSLGQYVGLQDADAMKVIGAGASYTVGAATIGFTYAHTLLRNSRYFVVNGFPGAGSGGDFTMDSYELMTSYRLNSALSVGAAYIYNIGKADYQGLRPKFHQINLGASYSLSKRTELYGVFIFQKAAGDGIAPLRGAAGAVIGRAAQAEIAGVGMSSDSSRQTLMTMGITHRF from the coding sequence ATGAAGAACATTGGCTTGTTCCTGCTGTTCCTCGTCTGTGCCAGGCAGGCTGCCGCCGACGAAAACAACGTCCAGCTTTACGGGATGGTGAATTCAGGAATGACATACATCAGCAATGGCGCGGGCGGCAGTTCGGTCCGGACCGACGGCTGCGGTCCGCAGGGCTGCAACCGCTGGGGGCTGCGGGGCAGGGAAAGTCTGGGCGATGGCCTGTCCAGTCTGTTCGTGCTGGAAAGCGGTTTCAATCTTCAGAATGGCAAGTCCGGCCAGGGCGGCCTGATGTTCGGCCGGCAGGCCTATGTCGGCCTTGCCAATCAGCGCTATGGCACGCTGACGCTGGGGCGGCAGTACGATTCGTTGTCGGATACGGTCGGCATGTTCCCGTCGAGCAACAATTTCGCGACGGGCTATGGATCGCATTTCGGCGATCTGAACAATCTGAATCAATCCATCCGCATCAATGACGCCGTCAAATACGTGAGTCCGGAGTTCGGCGGCCTGCGCATGCATGGCATGTACAGCTTCGGCGGGCAGTTCGGCAACTACGCGGCCAATCGCTCCTGGGCGCTGGCAACGGCCTATACGAGCGGACCGCTCTCCATGGCGATCGGTTACCTGGATATTCATCCGCCGGCGACGCGCGCCAATGGCACGGGCGGCGTGTATGAGTCCAACGGCAACTACGTCGGCTCCCTGGGGCAGTATGTCGGCCTGCAGGATGCCGATGCGATGAAGGTGATCGGGGCGGGAGCGTCCTACACGGTGGGGGCGGCGACCATCGGATTCACCTATGCCCACACCCTGCTGCGCAACAGCCGCTATTTCGTGGTGAATGGTTTTCCCGGAGCCGGCAGCGGCGGCGACTTCACGATGGACAGCTACGAGTTGATGACGAGTTATCGGCTGAATTCCGCGCTGTCTGTCGGCGCGGCCTACATTTACAACATCGGCAAGGCGGACTATCAAGGCCTGCGGCCCAAGTTTCATCAGATCAACCTGGGCGCCAGCTACTCGCTGTCGAAAAGAACGGAGTTGTATGGCGTGTTTATCTTCCAGAAGGCGGCGGGCGATGGCATCGCGCCGCTGCGCGGCGCCGCCGGCGCCGTGATCGGGCGCGCCGCGCAAGCCGAAATCGCGGGGGTGGGCATGAGTTCGGACTCCAGTCGGCAGACGCTGATGACGATGGGCATCACCCATCGCTTCTGA
- a CDS encoding fimbrial protein encodes MKWLHTLLLRGLLIAASLLCAGQAWAVCSYSSRMNLGDIVINPGLVRVAQAAAIGATVGSQTVTIPNTGGLIWIGQCAANGYGGFYIALDVNQGTAVAGLNKVYSTNIQGIGFRISTLGSNANTWPTGTGVFYSSAVSVYIGWSQIQFELVKTASIVGNGQLTPGEYGRVNVSGNPFDQYFRVVVAGGSILTPTCSVDAGSQNITVPLGSVYRNAFGGVGSTTAPSAFSIRLNCNSLPAGQGNTVMMTMDATADPSGQPGTLRLATAGPGPIAGGVGIQVRNALNNPVVFGQAVDVGPSQSTGYVVSFTARYIQTTGTVTAGQANGLATVTLTYK; translated from the coding sequence ATGAAATGGCTACACACGCTCTTGCTGCGCGGTCTGTTGATCGCGGCGAGCCTGCTCTGCGCCGGGCAGGCCTGGGCCGTCTGCTCCTACTCGTCGCGCATGAATCTCGGCGACATCGTCATCAATCCCGGCTTGGTGCGGGTCGCCCAGGCTGCCGCCATCGGCGCCACCGTGGGAAGCCAGACCGTCACAATCCCCAACACCGGCGGTCTGATCTGGATCGGCCAATGCGCGGCCAACGGCTACGGCGGTTTCTACATCGCCCTGGATGTCAACCAGGGAACGGCCGTGGCGGGACTGAACAAAGTCTACAGCACCAACATCCAGGGCATCGGGTTTCGGATCAGCACGCTGGGCAGCAACGCGAACACCTGGCCGACCGGCACCGGCGTCTTCTACTCCTCCGCAGTCTCCGTGTATATAGGCTGGAGCCAGATTCAGTTCGAACTGGTGAAGACCGCCTCCATCGTCGGCAACGGCCAGCTGACGCCAGGGGAATACGGCCGGGTCAATGTCTCCGGCAACCCTTTCGATCAGTACTTCCGCGTCGTGGTGGCCGGCGGCAGCATCCTCACCCCCACCTGCAGCGTCGATGCCGGCTCGCAGAACATCACCGTGCCGCTCGGATCGGTCTACCGCAATGCGTTCGGAGGCGTGGGCTCCACCACGGCGCCCAGCGCTTTCTCGATCCGTCTCAACTGCAATTCGCTGCCGGCGGGGCAGGGCAACACGGTCATGATGACAATGGACGCGACCGCCGACCCGTCGGGCCAGCCCGGAACATTGCGCCTGGCCACCGCCGGGCCGGGTCCGATCGCGGGTGGCGTGGGCATACAGGTGCGCAATGCGCTCAACAACCCGGTCGTGTTCGGCCAGGCGGTCGACGTGGGGCCGTCGCAGTCTACGGGCTATGTCGTGTCCTTCACCGCGCGCTACATCCAGACCACCGGCACGGTGACGGCGGGCCAGGCCAATGGCCTGGCGACCGTGACCCTGACGTACAAATAA
- a CDS encoding DUF3311 domain-containing protein yields MTNSTSTAGHAPRHWYRWLLVTPFIWQAALAPLVNDIGYQPLGLPFPMAWQMAGIVYASLVIGLVFHLDQRAGLGDEEAGLLAATAGQERGHS; encoded by the coding sequence ATGACAAATTCGACCTCCACGGCCGGCCATGCTCCGCGCCATTGGTATCGCTGGCTGTTAGTGACGCCCTTCATCTGGCAGGCGGCGTTGGCGCCCCTGGTGAACGACATCGGGTACCAGCCCCTGGGCCTGCCCTTTCCCATGGCCTGGCAAATGGCCGGCATCGTGTACGCGAGCCTGGTGATCGGGCTGGTGTTCCATCTCGACCAGCGCGCCGGACTCGGGGATGAGGAGGCGGGCCTTCTCGCCGCGACGGCGGGGCAGGAAAGGGGACACTCATGA
- a CDS encoding sodium:solute symporter has product MTLAIVCAILLATLAGALGYGRRARGENTLTEWAVGGRSLGTLIFWFMNAGEVYTTFAVLGISGYAWALGAPAYLAFCSVSLSYAVGYWLMPRIWRAGRQEGFVTQADYFAARYEAPWLGVLTGVIGIASLVIYVQIQLISLGLIVRLTLGSDLSTVAATLIAAALMIAFVFIAGLRSAAFAAGVKDVLMIVVVVVLSATVAGKVGAASLLDIFHMADQAYPGIGAFPGKDPASPTTSVWLMTSAVNIALGNWVFPHLFQMCYSAQSATAIRRNAVWQPLYSLAYFFIILLGFAALLAGVQPPDNNLNAALLQFVATSYPAWVIGLVAGTGFLLALVPGSLLLLSAGTIFTRNIAQPICGALSEAASLRLSRAALVCFAALAAFLSISDGSSLVRILLNAYAAIGMLAPPVFLGFLWRRATAYGVLAGLVAGFVALLAPFASSYWSRAVPEWEPGLIAMAINALVLIAVSLLTPMPRPSAVAIGIHSTSPRVRAGNQTT; this is encoded by the coding sequence ATGACGCTCGCTATTGTTTGCGCCATCCTGTTGGCGACGCTCGCGGGGGCGCTGGGCTACGGCCGGCGCGCGCGCGGCGAGAACACGCTGACTGAATGGGCCGTGGGCGGACGCAGCCTGGGCACGCTGATCTTCTGGTTCATGAACGCGGGCGAGGTATACACGACCTTCGCGGTGCTCGGCATCTCAGGCTATGCCTGGGCGCTTGGCGCGCCTGCCTATCTGGCTTTCTGTTCGGTGTCGTTGAGCTACGCGGTCGGTTACTGGCTCATGCCCAGGATCTGGCGCGCGGGCCGCCAGGAAGGCTTCGTGACGCAGGCGGACTACTTCGCCGCGCGCTACGAGGCGCCCTGGCTGGGTGTGCTGACGGGCGTGATCGGCATTGCCTCGCTGGTGATCTACGTGCAGATCCAGCTCATCAGCCTGGGGCTCATCGTTCGCCTCACGCTGGGCTCGGACCTGTCCACGGTCGCCGCCACGCTCATCGCCGCGGCGCTCATGATCGCCTTCGTCTTCATCGCCGGCCTGCGTTCGGCGGCCTTCGCCGCCGGCGTCAAGGATGTGCTGATGATCGTGGTCGTGGTCGTGCTCAGCGCCACCGTGGCGGGCAAGGTCGGCGCGGCGTCCCTGCTGGACATCTTCCACATGGCCGACCAGGCCTACCCGGGCATCGGCGCCTTTCCGGGCAAGGATCCCGCCTCGCCGACCACGTCCGTCTGGCTCATGACTTCCGCCGTGAACATCGCATTGGGCAATTGGGTGTTTCCGCACCTGTTCCAGATGTGCTATTCGGCGCAAAGCGCCACCGCCATCAGGCGCAACGCCGTGTGGCAGCCGCTGTACTCGCTGGCGTATTTCTTCATCATCCTGCTGGGCTTCGCCGCGCTGCTCGCGGGCGTGCAGCCGCCCGACAACAATCTCAACGCGGCGCTGCTGCAATTCGTCGCCACGTCCTATCCGGCGTGGGTGATCGGCTTGGTGGCCGGAACGGGGTTCCTGTTGGCGCTGGTGCCCGGCTCCCTGTTGCTGCTGTCGGCCGGCACGATTTTCACGCGCAATATCGCGCAGCCGATCTGCGGGGCCCTGTCGGAAGCGGCTTCCCTGCGCCTGTCGCGCGCGGCGCTGGTGTGCTTTGCCGCGCTGGCGGCGTTCCTGTCCATATCCGACGGCAGCTCCCTGGTGCGCATCCTGCTCAATGCCTACGCGGCGATCGGCATGCTGGCGCCGCCGGTGTTCTTGGGATTCCTGTGGCGGCGCGCGACGGCATACGGCGTGCTGGCCGGGCTGGTGGCGGGTTTCGTCGCCTTGCTGGCGCCGTTCGCGTCCAGCTATTGGTCCCGCGCCGTGCCCGAATGGGAGCCGGGATTGATCGCCATGGCCATCAATGCGCTGGTCCTGATAGCCGTGAGTCTTCTGACGCCGATGCCGCGACCGTCCGCGGTGGCCATCGGCATTCATTCAACGTCGCCCCGAGTCCGCGCCGGAAATCAAACAACCTGA
- a CDS encoding threonine ammonia-lyase — protein sequence MIDIASIQTARENLRGQVLKTPFTLSRTLSDIFGAEIWLKFENLQFTASFKERGALNRMLTLSEAERAKGVIAVSAGNHAQGVAYHAQRMGVPAVIVMPRFTPTVKVANTRRFGAEVVLAGDTFDDAKARGYELAQERGLIMIHPYDDEAVIAGQGTVGLEMLEDQPQLDTLVVAIGGGGLISGIATAAKALKPGIEIVGVQTERFPSMYAALKGVTMPQGPYTIAEGIAVKSPGDITREVAGRLVDRIELVSESDIEHAIVVLLEIEKSVVEGAGAAGLAALLRAQEEGSDRYRGKRIGLVLTGGNIDPLMLGELIERGMVRAGRLARIRVDLRDLPGALAHATKLIADAQANITEVHHQRAFTSLPVRNVEVDFVLQTRGHDHIQEVIEVLNNAGFAASNHDH from the coding sequence GTGATTGACATCGCCTCCATCCAGACCGCCCGCGAGAACCTGCGCGGCCAGGTGCTCAAGACCCCGTTCACGCTGTCGCGCACGCTGTCCGACATCTTCGGGGCCGAGATCTGGCTGAAATTCGAGAACCTGCAGTTCACCGCCAGCTTCAAGGAGCGCGGCGCGCTCAACCGCATGCTGACGCTGTCCGAGGCCGAGCGCGCCAAGGGCGTGATCGCCGTGTCCGCCGGCAACCACGCGCAGGGCGTGGCCTACCATGCGCAGCGCATGGGCGTGCCGGCGGTGATCGTCATGCCGCGCTTCACGCCCACCGTCAAGGTCGCCAACACGCGCCGCTTCGGCGCCGAGGTGGTGCTGGCCGGCGACACCTTCGACGATGCCAAGGCGCGCGGCTACGAGCTGGCGCAGGAGCGCGGGCTGATCATGATCCACCCCTACGACGACGAGGCCGTCATCGCGGGGCAGGGCACGGTGGGACTGGAGATGCTGGAAGACCAGCCGCAGCTGGACACGCTGGTCGTGGCCATCGGCGGCGGCGGCCTGATCTCGGGCATCGCCACCGCGGCCAAGGCGCTCAAGCCCGGCATCGAGATCGTGGGCGTGCAGACCGAGCGCTTCCCGTCCATGTACGCCGCGCTCAAGGGCGTGACCATGCCGCAGGGGCCGTACACCATCGCCGAGGGCATCGCCGTGAAATCGCCCGGCGATATCACGCGCGAGGTTGCCGGCCGGCTGGTCGACCGCATCGAGCTGGTCAGCGAGAGCGATATCGAGCACGCCATCGTGGTGCTGCTGGAGATCGAGAAATCCGTGGTCGAAGGCGCCGGCGCGGCCGGCCTGGCCGCGCTGCTGCGCGCCCAGGAAGAGGGCAGCGATCGCTACAGGGGCAAGCGCATCGGCCTGGTGCTCACCGGCGGCAACATCGACCCGCTGATGCTGGGCGAGCTGATCGAGCGCGGCATGGTGCGCGCCGGCCGGCTGGCGCGCATCCGCGTCGACCTGCGCGACCTGCCGGGCGCGCTGGCGCATGCCACCAAGCTCATCGCCGACGCCCAGGCCAACATCACCGAGGTCCACCACCAGCGCGCCTTCACCTCGCTGCCGGTGCGCAACGTGGAAGTGGACTTCGTGCTGCAGACCCGGGGCCACGATCACATCCAGGAAGTGATCGAGGTGCTCAACAACGCAGGCTTCGCCGCCAGCAACCACGACCACTGA